Within Thermus sp. CCB_US3_UF1, the genomic segment GCCCGAGGACCCCTGGAGCTACCACCTGCAGGTGGAGGCCATGCGCCTGGCCTTGGCCGATGCCTTCCGGCACGTGGCCGACCCCCGGTACGCGGAGGTTCCTCCCCAGGCCTTTCTCTCCCGGGCCTACGCGGCGGAGAGGCGGCGGCTCATAGGGGAGGGGGCCCTGCCCTCGGTGCTTCCTGGTCTTAGGCCGGAGGGGACGGTCTACCTGGCGGCGGCGGACGGGGAGGTGATGGTTTCCCTGATCCAGTCCAACTACCAGGGGTTTGGGGCGGGGGTGCTGGTGCCGGGGACGGGGATCGCCCTGCACAACCGGGGGCTGGGGTTCAGCCTGGAGCCAGGGCACCCCAACCGGGTAGGGCCGGGGAAACGGCCCTACCACACCATCATCCCCGGGTTTCTCACCCGGGAGGGGAAGCCCTTGGGCCCCTTCGGGGTCATGGGGGGGTTTATGCAGCCCCAGGGGCACGTGCAGGTGGTGGTGGGCCTGGCGGACTTTGGGCTCAACCCGCAGGCGGCCCTGGACCGGCCCCGGTGGCAGGTGGTGCCGGGGCGGGAGGGGGACGAGGTGGCCCTGGAGCCGGGGGTGGCGCAGGCGGTGGCCCTGTTCCTGAAGGACCTGGGGCACCGGGTGCGGTACGAGGCGGAGCCGGGGTTTTTTGGCCGGGGCCAGGCCATTCTGCGCCAGGGGGAGGCCCTGGTGGGGGCCAGCGACCCCCGGGCCGAGGGGCTGGCCTTGGCCCTCTAGAGGAGGCTCCCCGCCCAGGGGGGTGGTCCCAGGCCCAGGAGGCGCTTGAGGCCCAAGGCCGCCTCCACCCCTTGGGTGCCGTAGTTGTTGTTGAAGGTGACGTAGACGGTTTCCGCCCGCGCCGCCAGGGTACGGGTGGCCTCGGCCAGGTCTTCCAGCTCCTCCTCCGAGTAGCGCCAGTTGAAGCGCTCGTAGGCTTTGCGGTGGGGGCCCTTCCAGGCTTCGGCGTTGCGGCCATGGCAGCGGAGGACGGCCACGGGGTGGGTGGGTTCCAGCACCCGGGGCGGGGCCTCGGGGTGGGGTGGGGCGTCCACGCTCACGTGGACCAGGCCCAGCCGCTCCAGCTCCCGCTTCACGAAGCCCCAGGCCACGTACCACCTAGGGTTGCGGAACTCCACGGCCACCAGGTAGCCCTGGGTTCTTTCCGCCAGGCGTTCCAGGTACTGGAAGCTGCGGGGTTTGGGTTCGGTCCACGGAGGGAGGCCAAAGTGCAGGTAGCCCAGTTTGCCCGCCTCCCGCAAGGGGGTGAGGGCGGCGAAGAAGCGCCGCCAGGCCTCCTCCACCACCTCCTCGGGCACCTCCCGCTGGGGGAGGTGGCCCTCCTTCGTGGGGAGGAGGGCCCTCAGGTCCTTGGGAAGGGTTTGGGCCTCGAGGCCGTGGCCGGTGAAGGCGGAGTAGGCCTTCACGTGGAAGAGGAAGCCCTCCGGGGTCCTCGCCGCCCACTTGGCCACCACCTCGAGGCGGGGCAGGGCGTAAAAGGTGCTGTCCACCTCCACGGTGTCCAGGTGTTCCGCGTAGTAGCGGAGGCGCCTTTCCGGGTGGTGGCGCACCGCGGGCGGGTACCAGCCAGAGGCCAGGAGGGTCTCGTCCGTCCAGCTGGCGGTGCCCACGCGGATGGGCATGGTGCCCTTAGTGTACGGGCGGCCCGGGTAGGATGGAAAACATGCCTTCCGCTTGGCCAAAACCCAGGGTGGTGGTGAGCGCCTGCTTGGGCTTCGCCGCCGTGCGCTACTCGGGGGAGCTCATCCCCGACCGGGTGGTGCGGGCCCTAGGGGCCCACGTGGACTTCGTGCCCGTCTGTCCCGAGGTGGAGATCGGCCTAGGGGTGCCCCGGCCCACGGTGCGCCTGGTGCGGGGAGGGGAGGGGGTGCGGATGCTCCAGCCCAGCACCGGGGAAGACCTCACGGGGCGGATGGCCGCCTTCAGCGGGGCTTTCCTCCAGGGCCTGGGGAGGGTGGAGGGGTTCATCCTGAAAAACCGCTCCCCCTCCTGCGCCCTCAAAGACGCTAAGGTCTACGCCCCAGGGGGCGGGGTGGTGGGGCGCGGGCCGGGCCTTTTCGCCCAGGCGGTGGAGGAGGCCTTTCCCTTGCTTCCCAAGGAGGACGAGGGGCGGCTCACCAGCGCCCAGGTCCGCGCCCACTTCTTCACCCGTATCTTCGGCCTGGCCCGCCTGCGGATAGTCCAGGACCTACCCGGGCTCATGGCCTTTCATGCCCGCTACAAGCTCCTCCTCGCCGCCTACCACCAAGGGGAGGCCCGGGCCTTGGGCCGCCTCCTGGCCGGGGCCAAGGGGAGGCCTTTTGCCGAGGTGCGCCGGGCCTACGAGGAGGGGTTTTTGCGGGCCACCCGGCTTCCCTTCCGCCAGGGCCCCATGACGGATGCCCTTCTCCACGCCTTTGGCCACTTCAAGCGCCACCTTAGCCCCCGGGAGAAGGCCCATTTTTTGGACATACTCCATGACTTCCGCGAGGAGAGGGTTTCCCTCGAGGCCCCCCTGGCCCTCCTCCAATCCTGGGCCTTGCGCTTTGGCGAGGCCTACCTCGAGGGCCAGGCCCTCTTCGCCCCCTACCCCCGGCCCCTCATGGACCTCAAGACCTCCTAAAGGGGCTCAACCCGCCCCCGGGCTTCCTTGGGGGTGCGGGCCCCGATGGCGAAGAGGGCGGTGCGCATCTCCCACAGGTAGTCCTCCAGGTAGGCCTTCACCGCCTCAGCGCCCTCGAGGGCCGGCCTGAGGAGGGGCCTGGCCACCGCCACCAGGTCGGCTCCCAGGGCCAGGGCCTTCACCGCCGCCGTGCCCGTGTAGACCCCCCCGGAGGCGATGAGGGGCAGGTGGGGCAGGACCTCCCGCACCTCCAGGATGGCCTGGGCCGTGGGGATGCCCACCTCGCAAAGCTCCGGGTGGCGCACCTGGCCGAAGCGCACCCACTCCTCCACCCGGGCCCAGCTGGTCCCCCCGGCCCCGGCCACGTCCACCGCCGCCAGGGGAAGCCCCTTCAGGGCCAGGGCCGCCTCCCGGGAAAGCCCGTGCCCCACCTCCTTCACCAGGACCGGGAAGGGGAGGGGAAGGAGGCGTTCCAACCTGGCAAGGAGCCCGCGGAAGTCGGTGTCCCCCTTCTGCACCGCCTCCTGTAGGGGGTTGATGTGGAGGGCCAGGGCGTCGGCCTGGAGCATTTCCACCAGGCGCAGGAGGTCCTCCCGCCCGTAGCGGCTGAGTTGGACCAGGCCCAGATTGGCGATGAGGAGCACCTTGGGGGCCACCCGGCGCACCTGGAAGCTCCGCAGGGCCTCGGGCCTCTCCAGGAGGATCCTACCTGAGCCCAACATCATCCCCACCCCCAGGGCCTCGGCGGCCTCGGCCAGGGCCAGGTTGATCCCCTCCCCCCTTTCCTCCCCCCCCGTCATGGCCCCGACGAGGAAGGGGGCTTTTAGGGTCTTGCCCAGGAAGGGGGTGGTGAGGTCCACCTCCCCCAGGGCCAGGCCTGCCAGGGCCTGGTAGCGGAGACGGTAGGCCTCGAGGCCGGTGGTGGTCCTCTGGTAGGCCACCTCCCCTTCCAGGCAGGCCTGGAGGTGCTTCCGCTTCCGCTCCAGGGTGCTCAAGCCTTGGCCTCCAGAAGCCCCTTGGGGGCCCTTTCCAGGCCCAGGTCGTGGGCGATGAGCCTAGCGGTCATCTTGGCCGACATCATCACGCTGGGAAGCCCCGCCCCCGGCTGGTAGCTCTGGCCCACCAGGTAAAGCCCCTTCACGTCCTCGGAGCGGTTGTGGGGGCGGAAGCTGGCTGTCTGCCACAGCACGGGCTCAGGGCCGAAGGCGTTGCCCAGGTGGCTGTTTAGGGTCCACTGGAAGTAGTCGGGGGTGACGAAGTGGGCGTAGACAAGCCGCTCCCTAAGGCCTGGGAGGTAGCCGGCCTCGTCCAGGTACCCCAGGGCCTTTTCCAGGTACCTGGGCCCCAAGGCGCGCCAGTCCAGGCCGCTTCCGTTGTGGGGCACGGGCACCAGGGTGTAGGCGGCGTGGTGCCCCGGGGGGGCCAGGGAGGGGTCGGTGAGGGTGGGGAGGTGGAGGTAGTGGGCGAAGTCCTCAGGGAGGACCTTGCGCTGGAAGATGTCCTGGAGGAGCCCCTCGTAGCGCTCGGAGAGGAGGACGTTGTGGTGCCTAAGCCGATGGCCCTCATCCCCCTGAGCCCGGAAGCCGAAGTAGGCCACGAAAAGGCTCATGGAAAGCCGGGTGCGCCTAAGCCGCCAGTCCCCGTGCCAGAACCGGTCCTCGGGGGCCAAAAGCTCCCCGTAGGTGTGCACGTAGTCGGCGTTGGAGACCACCAGGTCCGCGTCCAGGCGCTCCCCGCTTTCCAGGACCACCCCCACCACCTTCCCCTTCCGGGTGAGGATGCGGCGCACGGGGGCCTGGTAGCGGATCTCCCCCCCTAGCTCCAAAAGCTTCCGCACCAGCCCCTCTACCAGGGCCCCCGTCCCCCCCATGGCGAAGTGGACCCCCCAGGTGCGCTCCACGAAGTGGATCATGGCGTAGATGGCGGGCACGCTTAAGGGGTTTCCCCCGATGAGGAGGCTTTCAAAGGAGAAGACCCGGCGCATCTTGGGGTTTTGGAAGTACTTGCGCACGAAGGCGAAAAGGGGGCGGACCGCGTCCAGCCTGAGGAGGTCCGGGGCCACGCGGAGGAGGTCTAAAACGCTCCCGAAGTGGGTGAAGCCCAGCTCCAAAAACCCCCGCCGGAAGATGGCCCGGGCGTCCCGCTCAAAGCGCAGGTAGCCCTCCAGGTCCTCAGGGGCCAGGCGGCGGATCTCGGAAAGGAGGTGCTCCCGGTCGTCCTTGTAGTCAAAGTGGGTGCCGTCGGGGAAGTGGATGCGGTAGAAGGGGTCCAGGGGCACCAGCTTCACGTAGCGCTCCGTGTGCTTAAGCCCCTCCTCTTGGGGGAAGTCCGGGTAGAGCCGGGGGTCCCCGGGGCGGGTGGCGAAAAGGTCTTCCAGAAAGGCGGGCACGGTGATCACCGTGGGGCCCATATCGAAGGTGAAGCCTTCCGCCCGGTGCACCCGGGCCCGGCCCCCGGGGCCGTCCAGCTTTTCCAGGACCAGGACCTTCAGGCCCATGGCCGCCAGGCGGATGGCGGCGGAAAGCCCACCTACCCCGCTGCCGATGACGATGGCGCGCATGCCTAGGAGTCTACCAGCCTCACCCGCGGCGGAAGTTGGGCGGGGCCCACACTAGAGGGCGCGCCCCTTCCAACGCTTTCCCGGCAGGAGGGCCCGGAGGTAGGCGGGGAGGAGGAGGAGGGGGGCCAGGGGGGCGAGGAGGCCGGGCCAGAGGGGCCCCCCTAGGGCCTTTTGCACCCAAGTCCTTTCCAAAACGCCCAAAAGGCCCAGGTCCAGCCGGCCACAAAGCCAGGGAAGGGTGTAAAGGGCCAGGTGGTAGAAGGCCGAGCCCAGGAGGACCAGGGGATTATGCAGGTGGATCTCCAGGAAGTTCTTGCCAAACCCCTCCACCACCTCCCCGTAGCCCCGGTACATGCGGGTGCGGAAAAGGGGGTGGCCTAGGGCCAGGCGGTAGCGCCGCACCCGCTTGGCCAGGGCCACGTCCTCCAGCACCTCCCCCCGCACGGCCTGGTGCCCCCCCATGGCCAAGTAGGCCTCCCGGCGGAAGGCCAACACCTGGCCATTGGCCACCCGCAGTTCCTCCAGGAAAGGGTGGGGTAGGAAGGAGAAAAGCCCCCCCATGACGAAGGGCACCGTGGCCCCCACCAGGGGGTTTTCCCCCACCTCCTGCCGGGGGAGGGCGGAGAGGAGGTCTTGGCCTTCCAGGGCCTCCAGGAGGCCGCCCAAGGCCCCTTCCTCCCAAAGGACGTCGGCGTCGGTGAAGATCAGGACCTCCCCCCGGGCGGCCTGGGCCAGCTGCCAGCAGGCCCAGTTCTTTCCCGTCCACCCTGGGGGAAGGGGCTGGCCCCGCAGGAGGCGGAAGCCGGGGTGTCCCCCGCCCAGGGCCTCGGCCACCTGGGGGGTACCGTCCTCCGAGGCGTCGTCCAGGACCAGGACCTCCAGGGCTCCCTGGCGCAGGAGGGCGGGGAGGGTTTGGGAAAGGTTGGCCGCCTCGTTCCGGGCCGGCACCAGGAGGGAGGCCGTGGGGCGGGAAGGGGTGGGGGCGGGTCGGAGACGGGGGAAGCGGAGGAGGTTATAGAGGAGGGCCAGGAGGCGGAGGAGGAGGAAGAGGAAGACCCCAAAGAAGAAGTCCCCGCTCATAGCCGCTTCAAGGCCGCCACCAGGGGCCTGACCCGCTCCTCCAGGCTCCGCCGCCCCTTAAGGACCTCCTGGAAACCCTCGGGCACCTCCCGGGGATGGGTGGCCCTCAGGAGGGCGTCTAGGGCCTCCAGGAGGCCGCCCATGGCCCCTGGCAGGTCCCCTTCCGGGGGAAGGGGCTCCCCCACCCAGAGGAAGGCCTCGGGGTGCTCAAAGCCCCGCACCGCCACCCGTAGGGCCACGGGGAGGAGGGGTACCCCCGCTTTTGCCGCCAGCCAGGCCGCCCCCGGGCGCAAGGGGCCCAAAGGGCCCGGGTAGCGCATCTCCCCCTCGGGGAAAAGGGCCACCCACTCCCCCCGGCCAAGCCGCCTTAGGGCCTCCCGTACCCGCGTGGCCTCGAGGGCCCCCGCCAGGGCGAGCACGGGAAAGGCCTTTAGGTTCTCCCCCGCCACCAAAAGGCTCGTGGGCCTCCCCGCAAAGCGGCCCAAAAACCAGACCAGGTGGCCGTCAAAGAAGCTGTGGTGGTTCAGGGCCAGGACCAGGGGCCCTTCCGGCACCCTTCCCCGGAGGTAGACCCCCCGGAGGCTCCCCTTGAGGCTCAAGAGGAGCATCCCTTGCACCAGGAAGCGCAGGAAGCGCCCCAGGGGGCGGTCGGGGGAAAGCCTCATCGCAGGCGCCTCAGGGCCTCAGGATGCCACGCCAGGAGGAGGCCCTGCACCACGGCCAGGTTGGTAAAGAGGAAGAAGACCATCTCCTCTAGGGGCAAGCCCAAGGCCTTCAGCCCCAGGGTGTAGGCCGGGGAGATCCACCAGATCCCTTCCCGGGTAATGGCCCAGAAATCGGCGAACCATAGGTAAAAGGTGGGGAGGAAAACCCCTAGAAGGAAAGGCCCCCGCCAGGCCCAAAGGAGGTCCCCGCCGAAGGCCCATTGCAGAACGAAGACGGGGGCGAAGTAGGCCAGGATGAGGCCCAGGTAGAGGTAGGGCCCCCCCAAGGCCAAGAGCATCACCCCCAAGGCGGCCAGGAGGAGCCACACCCCGCCCCCCACCACCCGGGAAAGCCCCGGCCCAGGCGGGGGCGGGCTTCCGGCCAGGCGCAGGAGGAGGGCCCCGGTGAGGAGGGGCTGGAGGAGGAAGAAGAGGTACTCCTCAAAGGGGACGTAGCCGATGCGGAAGAGGACCCGCCCCTCGGGGTAGCCCCACACCCCCCGCCAGACCAGGTAGTTGTCCCAGGGGGTGGTGTAGAGGAGGGCGATGAGGGGCATGAGGAGGTAGGCCCAAAGCCGTGGGGGCCGGGGCCGGGCTCCAAGGAGGAGGAGGAGCAAGGGGGGAAGGAGGAAGACCAGGTGGAACTCCAGGTAGGTCATGCGCCCTCCAGGACGGCCCAAAGCCCCCCCTGGGGCCTCAGGGTGACCCCGGCGTGCACCCGGGGTTCGGGCAAGGGGGGAAGCCGGAAGCGGCGGAAGAAGGCCATGAGGGCCACGGGGCCTTCCAGAAGGGCGAAGTCCCGCCCTAGGCAGAGCCTCTGGCCCAGGCCGAAGGGGAAGTAGCGCCCCGAGGGGGTTCCCCTTTCCCCCAGGAAGCGTTCGGGACGGAAGGCCTCCCCCTCGGGGAAGTGCAGGCGGTGGGTCACGTAGGGGGAGAGGACCACCGTGCTCCCCCGGGGGACCTCCTCCTTGCCCAGGTCCAGGGGGGCCTCGGCCTTGCGGGTGAGGATCCACGCCGGGGGGTAGAGCCGGAGGGCCTCCTGGAAAGCGGCCAGGGCGTGGGAGGGGCTTTGGGCCACGGCCTCCTGCCACTCGGGCCTGTGGGAGAGGAGGTAGAGGCTCCAGGTGAGGGCGCTGGCCGTGGTCTCGTGCCCGGCCACCAGGAGGGTCTTGGCCTCGGCCAGGGCCCGCTCCCGGGGCAGGGCGTTCAAGGGGGGCTCCTGAAGGAGGGGAAGGGCCTCTTGCTCCAAGGCCTTCTTGTCCCGGTGAAACCGCCGCTCCGCCAGGAGGTCCAGGCGGGAGAAGGGGTGTTGCATGCGGGTGAGGATCCGCTCCAAAGCGGAGAGGGCCAGCCCGGCGATGCGCTCGGGTAGGGGTTTTCCCCAAAGGGCCCGCCCCAAAAAGCGCAAGGAGAGGTGGAGCATCTCCTGGTCCAGATCCCGCCTTTCCCCGGGACGCCAGGGGGCGAAGAAGGCCTCGGCCTCCTCCTGCAAAAGGGGGCGGTATCCGGCCACGGCGCGGGGCAGGAAGGGGTCTTTGAGGGCCTTGCGGGCCTTCCGGTAGTCGGGCCCCCAGTCGGTGAGGAGGCCTTTGCCCGTGAGGCGGGCAAGCTCTTGGTACTGAAAGGTGGCCTTGGCGTCCGGGCCCAGGAGAACCCGCTCCACCCCCTCCGGATCAAAGACCAGGAAAAGGGGCATCCCTGGTAGGGGGAGGCGGAGCCTGGGGTGGGCCCGTCCCCAGGCCAGGAGGGCGGCTAGGGGGTCTTCCCGCAGGCGGCGCAGGTCGGGGAGGGCCCGCTTTAGGTCCAGGGTAGCGGTCATGGGTATAAGGATACTAGCGGCCCACCAGGGGGCAGTACCCCCCTTGGGCCAGGGGGAGGAAGCCCAGGATTTCGCCCCGGACTGGGCTCGGGGAGGGGAAGGGGGTGGAAAGCCTAGGGCGGAAGGCCACTCGGGGGGTGGGTGCGCGGAACATGGCCCCAGGCTAGCCTGGCCCCATTCCAGAGGGTGTGGCCCCGCCTACCCTCGGAGGAGACCCTGGGCCAGGGCCAGGTAGCGGCGCCTTGCCCTTTCCAGGTCCACCACGGGGTTCAGGGGGGTGTAGGAGGGGTACTCGGGGGCCCAGCGGGCCAGCCACTCCCCCTGGGGGTCGTGCCGCTTGCCCTGTTCTACCAGGTTGAAGACGCGGAAGTAAGGGGCCGCATCCACCCCCAGCCCCCCCGCCCATTGCCAGCCCTGGAGGTTTTGCGGCGTGTCCCCGTCCAGGAGGAGTTCCTTGAAGTGGGCCTCGGCCTTCCGCCAGGGGAGGAGGAGGTACTTCACGGCGAACTGGGCCACGCACATCCGCGCCCGGTTGGAGAGGAAGCCCGTGGCCCAGAGCTCCCGCATGGCCGCGTCCACCAGGGGCACCCCCGTCTTGCCCAGGAGCCAGGCCTGGAAAAGCTCCTCGTCCTCGTTCCAAGGAAGGGCCTCGAGGCGGGGGTCCAGGGGTTTTTCCCTTAGCCAAGGGAAGTGGTAGAGGAGGTGGTAGGAGAAGTCCCGCCAGAGGAGCTCGGCCACCCACTTCCTGGCTCCTTCCCCCCCGGCCTGCAGGGCGGGCCAGGCGGCCTGGCGGGGGGAGAGGACCCCCAGGGTGAAGTAGGGGGAGAGCCTCGAGCCTCCCTGCCCATCCAGGCGGTCCCGCCTTGCGGCGTAGGGGCCAAGCCCTTCCTGGAGAAAACGCCGGAGGCGCTCCAGGGCCGCTTCCTCCCCGGGAGGGGGCAAGGGGATGCCCGCCTCCTCCCGGGGGATTTCCCCCTCCTCGGGGGCGGGGGGGAGGCTTTCCGGCGGGGGGAGGGGAGGGTCTACCCCCTGGAAGTTCCGGCTGAAGGGGGTATAGACCCGGTAGGCCCGGGGCAGGTCCGGGGGGATGAGGTGGGGGGCGGGGAGGAGGTGGAGGGGCACGGGAAGGGCCTCCTGCACCCGTTCGTCCCGGTGGCGGCCATAGGGGGTGTAGGCCTTGAGGGCGTAGACCCCCCGGGCCCGCAGGGCCCGGGCCGCCTCGGGCACCTTCTCCCAGGGCAGCCCCTCCAGGACCCAAAGGGCCCCGCCCCGTTTTCGGTAGGCTTCCCTTAGGGCCCG encodes:
- a CDS encoding DUF72 domain-containing protein, which gives rise to MPIRVGTASWTDETLLASGWYPPAVRHHPERRLRYYAEHLDTVEVDSTFYALPRLEVVAKWAARTPEGFLFHVKAYSAFTGHGLEAQTLPKDLRALLPTKEGHLPQREVPEEVVEEAWRRFFAALTPLREAGKLGYLHFGLPPWTEPKPRSFQYLERLAERTQGYLVAVEFRNPRWYVAWGFVKRELERLGLVHVSVDAPPHPEAPPRVLEPTHPVAVLRCHGRNAEAWKGPHRKAYERFNWRYSEEELEDLAEATRTLAARAETVYVTFNNNYGTQGVEAALGLKRLLGLGPPPWAGSLL
- a CDS encoding DUF523 and DUF1722 domain-containing protein, translating into MPSAWPKPRVVVSACLGFAAVRYSGELIPDRVVRALGAHVDFVPVCPEVEIGLGVPRPTVRLVRGGEGVRMLQPSTGEDLTGRMAAFSGAFLQGLGRVEGFILKNRSPSCALKDAKVYAPGGGVVGRGPGLFAQAVEEAFPLLPKEDEGRLTSAQVRAHFFTRIFGLARLRIVQDLPGLMAFHARYKLLLAAYHQGEARALGRLLAGAKGRPFAEVRRAYEEGFLRATRLPFRQGPMTDALLHAFGHFKRHLSPREKAHFLDILHDFREERVSLEAPLALLQSWALRFGEAYLEGQALFAPYPRPLMDLKTS
- the fni gene encoding type 2 isopentenyl-diphosphate Delta-isomerase, translating into MSTLERKRKHLQACLEGEVAYQRTTTGLEAYRLRYQALAGLALGEVDLTTPFLGKTLKAPFLVGAMTGGEERGEGINLALAEAAEALGVGMMLGSGRILLERPEALRSFQVRRVAPKVLLIANLGLVQLSRYGREDLLRLVEMLQADALALHINPLQEAVQKGDTDFRGLLARLERLLPLPFPVLVKEVGHGLSREAALALKGLPLAAVDVAGAGGTSWARVEEWVRFGQVRHPELCEVGIPTAQAILEVREVLPHLPLIASGGVYTGTAAVKALALGADLVAVARPLLRPALEGAEAVKAYLEDYLWEMRTALFAIGARTPKEARGRVEPL
- the crtI gene encoding phytoene desaturase family protein; the protein is MRAIVIGSGVGGLSAAIRLAAMGLKVLVLEKLDGPGGRARVHRAEGFTFDMGPTVITVPAFLEDLFATRPGDPRLYPDFPQEEGLKHTERYVKLVPLDPFYRIHFPDGTHFDYKDDREHLLSEIRRLAPEDLEGYLRFERDARAIFRRGFLELGFTHFGSVLDLLRVAPDLLRLDAVRPLFAFVRKYFQNPKMRRVFSFESLLIGGNPLSVPAIYAMIHFVERTWGVHFAMGGTGALVEGLVRKLLELGGEIRYQAPVRRILTRKGKVVGVVLESGERLDADLVVSNADYVHTYGELLAPEDRFWHGDWRLRRTRLSMSLFVAYFGFRAQGDEGHRLRHHNVLLSERYEGLLQDIFQRKVLPEDFAHYLHLPTLTDPSLAPPGHHAAYTLVPVPHNGSGLDWRALGPRYLEKALGYLDEAGYLPGLRERLVYAHFVTPDYFQWTLNSHLGNAFGPEPVLWQTASFRPHNRSEDVKGLYLVGQSYQPGAGLPSVMMSAKMTARLIAHDLGLERAPKGLLEAKA
- a CDS encoding glycosyltransferase family 2 protein encodes the protein MSGDFFFGVFLFLLLRLLALLYNLLRFPRLRPAPTPSRPTASLLVPARNEAANLSQTLPALLRQGALEVLVLDDASEDGTPQVAEALGGGHPGFRLLRGQPLPPGWTGKNWACWQLAQAARGEVLIFTDADVLWEEGALGGLLEALEGQDLLSALPRQEVGENPLVGATVPFVMGGLFSFLPHPFLEELRVANGQVLAFRREAYLAMGGHQAVRGEVLEDVALAKRVRRYRLALGHPLFRTRMYRGYGEVVEGFGKNFLEIHLHNPLVLLGSAFYHLALYTLPWLCGRLDLGLLGVLERTWVQKALGGPLWPGLLAPLAPLLLLPAYLRALLPGKRWKGRAL
- a CDS encoding 1-acyl-sn-glycerol-3-phosphate acyltransferase — encoded protein: MRLSPDRPLGRFLRFLVQGMLLLSLKGSLRGVYLRGRVPEGPLVLALNHHSFFDGHLVWFLGRFAGRPTSLLVAGENLKAFPVLALAGALEATRVREALRRLGRGEWVALFPEGEMRYPGPLGPLRPGAAWLAAKAGVPLLPVALRVAVRGFEHPEAFLWVGEPLPPEGDLPGAMGGLLEALDALLRATHPREVPEGFQEVLKGRRSLEERVRPLVAALKRL
- a CDS encoding lycopene cyclase domain-containing protein gives rise to the protein MTYLEFHLVFLLPPLLLLLLGARPRPPRLWAYLLMPLIALLYTTPWDNYLVWRGVWGYPEGRVLFRIGYVPFEEYLFFLLQPLLTGALLLRLAGSPPPPGPGLSRVVGGGVWLLLAALGVMLLALGGPYLYLGLILAYFAPVFVLQWAFGGDLLWAWRGPFLLGVFLPTFYLWFADFWAITREGIWWISPAYTLGLKALGLPLEEMVFFLFTNLAVVQGLLLAWHPEALRRLR
- a CDS encoding cytochrome P450 — encoded protein: MTATLDLKRALPDLRRLREDPLAALLAWGRAHPRLRLPLPGMPLFLVFDPEGVERVLLGPDAKATFQYQELARLTGKGLLTDWGPDYRKARKALKDPFLPRAVAGYRPLLQEEAEAFFAPWRPGERRDLDQEMLHLSLRFLGRALWGKPLPERIAGLALSALERILTRMQHPFSRLDLLAERRFHRDKKALEQEALPLLQEPPLNALPRERALAEAKTLLVAGHETTASALTWSLYLLSHRPEWQEAVAQSPSHALAAFQEALRLYPPAWILTRKAEAPLDLGKEEVPRGSTVVLSPYVTHRLHFPEGEAFRPERFLGERGTPSGRYFPFGLGQRLCLGRDFALLEGPVALMAFFRRFRLPPLPEPRVHAGVTLRPQGGLWAVLEGA
- a CDS encoding deoxyribodipyrimidine photo-lyase: MFLVWHRADLRLGDHPALLKALRQGPLVGLVVLDPNNLRTTPRRRAWFLENVRALREAYRKRGGALWVLEGLPWEKVPEAARALRARGVYALKAYTPYGRHRDERVQEALPVPLHLLPAPHLIPPDLPRAYRVYTPFSRNFQGVDPPLPPPESLPPAPEEGEIPREEAGIPLPPPGEEAALERLRRFLQEGLGPYAARRDRLDGQGGSRLSPYFTLGVLSPRQAAWPALQAGGEGARKWVAELLWRDFSYHLLYHFPWLREKPLDPRLEALPWNEDEELFQAWLLGKTGVPLVDAAMRELWATGFLSNRARMCVAQFAVKYLLLPWRKAEAHFKELLLDGDTPQNLQGWQWAGGLGVDAAPYFRVFNLVEQGKRHDPQGEWLARWAPEYPSYTPLNPVVDLERARRRYLALAQGLLRG